In Odontesthes bonariensis isolate fOdoBon6 chromosome 6, fOdoBon6.hap1, whole genome shotgun sequence, one genomic interval encodes:
- the kctd10 gene encoding BTB/POZ domain-containing adapter for CUL3-mediated RhoA degradation protein 3 isoform X1 yields the protein MPQTVQSLNVDQICFSASHKCLRQPLHKATHHKEEMSGETVVSSAVPAATTRTTSFKGSSPSSKYVKLNVGGALYYTTMQTLTKQDTMLKAMFSGRMEVLTDSEGWILIDRCGKHFGTILNYLRDGAVPLPDSRRETEELLAEAKYYLVQGLADECTAALQNKESYEPLCKVPLMTSSKEEQRLIATSNKPTVKLLYNRSNNKYSYTSNSDDNMLKNIELFDKLSLRFNGRVLFIKDVIGDEICCWSFYGQGRKIAEVCCTSIVYATEKKQTKVEFPEARIYEETLNILLYESHDGRGPDNALLEATGGAAGRSNHLDEDEERERMERVRRIHIKRPDDRTHHHQ from the exons ATGCCTCAAACTGTTCAGTCTTTAAACGTTGATCAAATATGCTTTTCAGCAAGCCACAAATGTCTCAGACAGCCGCTCCACAAAGCTACTCATCATAAG GAAGAGATGTCAGGAGAGACTGTGGTGAGCTCGGCAGTGCCGGCAGCTACAACACGGACCACATCCTTCAAAGGCTCCAGTCCCAGCTCTAAGTATGTGAAGTTAAACGTGGGTGGAGCGTTGTACTACACTACAATGCAGACACTAACCAAGCAGGACACAATGCTCAAAGCCATGTTCAGCGGCAGGATGGAGGTGCTCACAGATAGTGAAG GTTGGATCTTGATTGATCGCTGTGGAAAACACTTTGGAACAATCCTTAACTACCTCAGAGATGGGGCAGTCCCACTCCCAGACAGCCGTCGGGAAACTGAGGAGCTTCTTGCTGAGGCCAAGTATTACCTTGTCCAAGGCCTAGCTGATGAATGTACAGCGGCCTTGCAG AACAAAGAATCGTATGAACCTCTTTGTAAAGTACCTCTGATGACATCATCCAAGGAAGAGCAGAGACTCATTGCAACCTCGAAtaag CCCACTGTGAAATTGCTATATAACAGAAGCAACAACAAATATTCATACACCAG CAATTCTGATGACAACATGCTGAAAAATATTGAGCTGTTTGACAAGCTGTCATTGCGCTTCAATGGTCGGGTGCTCTTCATCAAAGATGTGATCGGGGATGAGATCTGTTGTTGGTCTTTTTACGGCCAGGGTCGTAAAATTGCTGAAGTGTGCTGCACTTCCATTGTTTATGCCACAGAAAAGAAGCAGACGAAG GTTGAGTTCCCTGAGGCAAGAATCTATGAGGAGACCCTCAACATCCTCCTGTACGAGTCCCACGATGGGAGGGGTCCGGACAATGCCCTGCTGGAGGCCACAGGGGGCGCTGCAGGACGATCCAATCATCtggatgaggatgaggagcgaGAGCGAATGGAGCGAGTTCGTAGGATTCATATCAAACGACCCGATGACCGCACACATCACCACCAGTGA
- the ube3b gene encoding ubiquitin-protein ligase E3B, with protein sequence MFGVPQSSKSEFLDKARQAREERKGYKEKERAAILIQALVRRFLCRCKLKRQLRKDVDDYFQASETGTTKRNALSIFKIARKLLFIYCQEDKMRFEKLCRAILASMEVENEPKVWYVSLALSKDLTIPWLKQVKDVLWTCCQLLKNLKPDILQDNKLVTLYLTMLVTFTDTSTWRIVRGKGEALRPALMRICENIMGHLNQKGFYSMLQILLTNGLARTRPSLSKGTLTAVFTLSLRPVIAAHFSENLLRSFLIHIMSVPAIISHLSVLTPECMTSIQTHDLLRKFILFLSREEQCLDICVCLEGSHTLCLLGNLIHLGYLNEKVLEEEANHFVKDLTDMLSYCQRYVSQKKSNLTHWHPVLGWFSQTVDYGLNESMPLVTRQLQHLWGVSVIRTLFSDVLSKKLESQEPTPPPPQPSTSQNNLPVKNLFKRAFQKSASVRNILKPVGGKRVDSAEVQKVCSICVLYQTALSTLTQIRLQILTGLTHLDDLLPKLWAFICELGPQGGLKLFMECLNNDTEESKQLLAMLMLFCDCSRHLITILDDIEVYEEQTSFKIEELLTISSFLNTFVFKMVWDGILENAKGEKLELFHSVHGWLMVLYERDCRRRFTPDDHWLRKDLKPSVLFQELEKGKKRAQLLLQYIPHVIPHKNRVLLFRNIVTKEKESLGLVETSSASPHVTHITIRRSRMLEDGYDQLRRLPVNSIKGVIRVKFVNDLGVDEAGIDQDGVFKEFLEEIIKKVFNPALNLFKTTSGNERLYPSPTSYIHENHLQLFEFVGKMLGKAVYEGIVVDVPFASFFLSQVLGHHHSTFYSSIDELPSLDSEFYKNLTSIKRYDGDVGDLGLTLSYDEDVMGQLVCHELIPGGKTMPVINENKISYIHLMAHFRMHTQIKEQTSAFIRGFRSIINPEWLHMFSTPEVQRLVSGDNAEIDLDDLKKHTVYYGGFHSSHRVIIWLWDILSSDFNAEERAMFLKFVTSCSRPPLLGFAYLKPPFSIRCVEVSDDQDTGDTLGSVLRGFFTIRKKEPGGRLPTSSTCFNLLKLPNYSKKSILRDKLRYAISMNTGFELS encoded by the exons ATGTTTGGTGTTCCTCAAAGCTCAAAGTCCGAGTTCCTGGACAAAGCCAGGCAGGCCAGAGAGGAAAGGAAGGGATATAAGGAGAAGGAGAGGGCAGCAATCCTCATTCAAGCTCTGGTCAGAAGATTCCTCTGTCGCTGCAAACTCAAAAGGCAATTAAG GAAGGATGTCGATGACTATTTTCAAGCCTCTGAAACTGGAACAACAAAGAGAAATGCACTTTCAATTTTCAAAATTGCTCGGAAATTACTATTTATATATTGTCAAGAGGATAAGATG AGATTTGAGAAGCTCTGCCGTGCTATCTTGGCCAGCATGGAGGTTGAAAATGAACCAAAA GTGTGGTATGTCTCCTTGGCTCTCTCCAAAGACCTCACTATTCCCTGGCTCAAACAGGTCAAAGATGTGTTATGGACCTGCTGTCAGCTACTGAAAAATCTAAAG CCAGACATACTTCAAGACAACAAGCTGGTAACACTGTACCTCACCATGCTCGTGACCTTTACCGACACGTCAACATGGCGAATAGTCCGAGGGAAAG GTGAAGCTCTCAGACCGGCTTTGATGAGGATTTGTGAAAACATCATGGGTCATCTCAATCAAAAGGGATTCTATTCAATGCTGCAG ATTTTGCTGACCAATGGCTTGGCTCGTACTAGACCGTCTCTCTCCAAAGGCACTCTGACAGCCGTTTTCACTTTGTCACTAAG GCCAGTCATTGCTGCTCATTTCTCTGAAAACCTGCTGCGATCATTCCTAATCCACATCATGTCAGTTCCTGCCATCATATCCCACCTCAGTGTGCTGACTCCAGAG TGCATGACATCCATCCAGACGCATGACCTGCTGCGGAAGTTCATTTTGTTTCTCAGTCGGGAAGAACAATGTTTGGACATTTGTGTCTGTCTCGAGGGCAGCCACACACTCTGCTTGCTTG gcaACCTGATTCACTTGGGCTATCTTAATGAGAAAGTCCTGGAAGAGGAGGCCAACCATTTTGTGAAGGACCTAACTGACATGCTGTCCTACTGCCAGAGATATGTTTCGCAAAAGAAGTCCAATTTAACCCATTGGCACCCTGTCCTGGGCTGGTTCTCTCAAACTGTGGACTATGG TCTTAATGAATCGATGCCTCTGGTCACCAGACAGCTTCAGCACCTGTGGGGCGTGTCTGTCATTCGAACACTCTTCAGCGATGTCCTCTCTAAAAAGCTGGAGAGTCAGGAGCCCACTCCCCCTCCCCCACAGCCTAGCACATCACAGAACAACCTACCAGTTAAAA ACCTTTTCAAGAGAGCGTTTCAGAAGTCAGCCTCCGTGCGTAACATCCTGAAACCAGTCGGAGGGAAGCGAGTTGACTCAGCTGAAGTTCAGAAGGTGTGCAGCATCTGCGTGCTCTACCAGACTGCCCTGTCTACTCTGACGCAGATACGCCTCCAGATACTCACTG GTCTGACGCATCTTGATGATCTCTTACCCAAACTGTGGGCCTTCATCTGCGAGCTTGGTCCTCAGGGGGGCCTCAAACTCTTCATGGAGTGTCTTAACAACGACACTGAAGAATCCAAGCAGCTCCTGGCTATGCTCATGCTCTTTTGTGATTGCTCACGGCACCTCATAAC AATTCTGGATGACATTGAAGTGTATGAAGAACAAACGTCCTTCAAGATAGAGGAACTCCTCACCATCTCCTCTTTTCTAAATACGTTTGTGTTCAAGATGGTTTGGGATGGTATTTTAG AAAATGCAAAGGGTGAGAAACTGGAGCTGTTTCACAGCGTTCATGGTTGGCTGATGGTGCTTTATGAACGGGACTGCAGACGCAGGTTTACCCCTGATGATCACTGGCTGCGCAA GGATCTGAAGCCGAGTGTGTTGTTCCAAGAGCTGGAGAAAGGCAAGAAAAGAGCCCAGCTTTTACTGCAGTACATCCCACATGTCATCCCACATAAAAAT AGGGTGCTGCTGTTCAGGAACATtgtcacaaaggaaaaagaaagcttAGGGTTGGTCGAAACCAGTTCTGCTTCACCGCACGTCACCCACATCACAATACGTCGCTCACGGATGTTGGAG GATGGATATGATCAGCTCCGCAGGCTGCCGGTGAATTCTATAAAAGGTGTCATTCGCGTGAAGTTTGTCAATGATCTGGGCGTGGACGAGGCTGGAATTGATCAGGATGGTGTTTTCAAAGAGTTTCTGGAGGAAATCATAAAGAAAGTTTTCAATCCTGCTCTCAACCTGTTCAAG ACCACAAGTGGAAATGAAAGGTTGTATCCTTCACCCACATCGTACATCCATGAGAACCATTTGCAGTTGTTTGAGTTTGTGGGGAAGATGCTCGGAAAAGCTGTTTATGAG GGCATTGTTGTGGACGTCCCCTTTGCCTCTTTCTTCCTCAGCCAAGTCTTGGGGCACCACCACAGCACTTTCTACAGCTCCATTGATGAGCTTCCCTCACTGGACTCTGAGTTTTACAAAAACCTCACTTCGATCAAG CGCTATGATGGAGATGTTGGGGATCTTGGACTGACATTATCATATGATGAGGACGTTATGGGACAG CTTGTCTGTCATGAGTTGATACCTGGGGGGAAAACCATGCCAGTGATCAATGAAAACAA GATCAGCTACATCCACCTGATGGCTCACTTCCGGATGCATACGCAGATTAAGGAGCAGACGTCTGCTTTCATCAGGGGCTTCCGCAGCATCATTAATCCAGAGTGGCTGCACATGTTTTCCACACCAGAAGTTCAGCGGCTTGTCTCAGGAGACAATGCTGAGATTGATCTAGATGACCTCAA GAAACACACGGTCTACTATggaggttttcacagcagccatcGTGTTATCATCTGGCTGTGGGACATCCTGTCCAGTGACTTCAATGCTGAAGAAAGAGCCATGTTCCTTAAA TTTGTTACCAGCTGCTCAAGGCCGCCTCTTCTAGGTTTTGCTTACCTCAAACCACCTTTCTCCATCCGCTGTGTGGAAGTTTCAGACGATCAG
- the kctd10 gene encoding BTB/POZ domain-containing adapter for CUL3-mediated RhoA degradation protein 3 isoform X2: protein MEEMSGETVVSSAVPAATTRTTSFKGSSPSSKYVKLNVGGALYYTTMQTLTKQDTMLKAMFSGRMEVLTDSEGWILIDRCGKHFGTILNYLRDGAVPLPDSRRETEELLAEAKYYLVQGLADECTAALQNKESYEPLCKVPLMTSSKEEQRLIATSNKPTVKLLYNRSNNKYSYTSNSDDNMLKNIELFDKLSLRFNGRVLFIKDVIGDEICCWSFYGQGRKIAEVCCTSIVYATEKKQTKVEFPEARIYEETLNILLYESHDGRGPDNALLEATGGAAGRSNHLDEDEERERMERVRRIHIKRPDDRTHHHQ, encoded by the exons ATG GAAGAGATGTCAGGAGAGACTGTGGTGAGCTCGGCAGTGCCGGCAGCTACAACACGGACCACATCCTTCAAAGGCTCCAGTCCCAGCTCTAAGTATGTGAAGTTAAACGTGGGTGGAGCGTTGTACTACACTACAATGCAGACACTAACCAAGCAGGACACAATGCTCAAAGCCATGTTCAGCGGCAGGATGGAGGTGCTCACAGATAGTGAAG GTTGGATCTTGATTGATCGCTGTGGAAAACACTTTGGAACAATCCTTAACTACCTCAGAGATGGGGCAGTCCCACTCCCAGACAGCCGTCGGGAAACTGAGGAGCTTCTTGCTGAGGCCAAGTATTACCTTGTCCAAGGCCTAGCTGATGAATGTACAGCGGCCTTGCAG AACAAAGAATCGTATGAACCTCTTTGTAAAGTACCTCTGATGACATCATCCAAGGAAGAGCAGAGACTCATTGCAACCTCGAAtaag CCCACTGTGAAATTGCTATATAACAGAAGCAACAACAAATATTCATACACCAG CAATTCTGATGACAACATGCTGAAAAATATTGAGCTGTTTGACAAGCTGTCATTGCGCTTCAATGGTCGGGTGCTCTTCATCAAAGATGTGATCGGGGATGAGATCTGTTGTTGGTCTTTTTACGGCCAGGGTCGTAAAATTGCTGAAGTGTGCTGCACTTCCATTGTTTATGCCACAGAAAAGAAGCAGACGAAG GTTGAGTTCCCTGAGGCAAGAATCTATGAGGAGACCCTCAACATCCTCCTGTACGAGTCCCACGATGGGAGGGGTCCGGACAATGCCCTGCTGGAGGCCACAGGGGGCGCTGCAGGACGATCCAATCATCtggatgaggatgaggagcgaGAGCGAATGGAGCGAGTTCGTAGGATTCATATCAAACGACCCGATGACCGCACACATCACCACCAGTGA